One part of the Bdellovibrio bacteriovorus genome encodes these proteins:
- a CDS encoding transposase gives MRRNPDTPPLHKLPILPSDLASFLQNKLAMPRKIVPASADHPYHIVARARNREWFPIARSEVWAIMEDYLFFISHAYGIEILSFVLMDNHFHMIARDPKQSLGEAMNYFMKETSRHISFRAGMINQIYGGRYHKTLINSPLYYLHAYKYVYRNPVEAGLCNQVQDYPHSTLALSLGMHRLGFPIYPDNTLFESTDSILSWLNSAPDPQDKEIVQKALRKSEFKIPTTRKNQRPHRLTSLPY, from the coding sequence TTGCGCCGAAATCCAGACACTCCGCCGCTCCATAAATTGCCTATTTTGCCGTCAGATTTAGCCTCTTTTTTGCAAAACAAACTTGCCATGCCTAGAAAGATAGTTCCGGCCTCGGCCGATCACCCATATCACATTGTTGCTCGCGCCCGAAACCGCGAGTGGTTTCCAATTGCACGTTCAGAGGTTTGGGCCATCATGGAGGACTATCTGTTCTTTATATCCCATGCGTATGGAATTGAAATTCTATCGTTTGTTCTCATGGACAACCACTTTCACATGATAGCCCGTGATCCAAAGCAGAGCCTCGGCGAAGCAATGAACTATTTCATGAAAGAGACCAGCCGGCATATCAGTTTCAGAGCAGGAATGATCAATCAGATCTATGGAGGCAGATATCACAAGACCTTGATCAACAGTCCTCTCTACTATCTGCATGCCTACAAATACGTTTATAGAAATCCCGTCGAGGCAGGGCTATGCAATCAAGTTCAGGACTACCCACATTCAACACTGGCTCTCTCGCTGGGTATGCACCGACTGGGTTTTCCGATATATCCAGACAACACTCTTTTTGAATCAACAGACTCAATTTTGTCCTGGCTAAACTCAGCCCCAGATCCCCAAGACAAGGAGATAGTGCAAAAGGCTCTTCGAAAATCAGAGTTTAAAATTCCTACAACAAGAAAGAATCAGCGACCGCATCGGCTCACCTCTCTACCTTACTAA